The genomic DNA TTCAAGAACTGCTTCGCCGGCCGCCAGGCCTTCTCGGAAGAAGAAGTACGGAGGTGTATTGCCTTTGATTCTGCGGTCTCTGGAGTCTGATGATAATTTGGAGAATACCCTGAATTCCCTCTGCGAGAATCTTAGCCCCAAGGAACAGACTGTCGTCCTCAAAGAACAGCGAAGCAGCTGGGAGAGATTGATTCGGGTTTGGGAGTTCTTCAAGTCGCAGAAAGACTACGTACCCAATGTGATTCACTATAACATAGTGCTTCGGGTGCTGGGGAGGGCCCAGAGATGGGATGACTTGAGAAGATGTTGGGTCGAGATGGCTAAGAATGGTGTCTTGCCCACCAATAACACTTACGGGATGCTTGTTGATGTTTACGGGAAAGCAGGTCTCATGAAAGAAGCCTTATTGTGGATAAAGCATATGAGATTGAGGGGAATTTTCCCTGACGAGGTCACAATGAATACAGTTGTTAGGGTTCTGAAGGATGCGGGAGAATTTGATAAGGCAGATAGGTTCTATAAGGATTGGTGTGTTGGACTGGTTGAATTGGATGGCCTCGAATTGGATTCAGTAGCTGACTTTGAGAATGAACTCAACTTGGCGGATATAAGTTACAAGCATTTTTTGTCCACAGAGCTTTTCAAGACTGGTGGAAGAGCAAAGAGTTTTGCTTTATCGGACATGGAAGCTTCTTCTCCCAGGAAGCCCCGACTTACATCTACTTATAACACTCTAATAGATTTGTATGGGAAGGCCGGGCGATTGAAGGAAGCTGCTGACGTGTTCGCTGAAATGTTGAGATCAGGTGTTCCAATGGACACAATCACTTTCAATACTATGATCTTCACCTGTGGAAGTCATGGATCCTTATCAGAAGCAGAGGCTCTGTTGAAAGAGATGGAAGGAAGAGGGATTTCGCCCGACACTAAAACGTATAACATCCTTCTTTCCTTATATGCTGATTCAGGTAACATTGATGCGGCCCTTACTTGTTACCGGCAGATCAGGAAGTCTGATCTTTTTCCCGATGTGGTAACTCACAGGGCTATTATACACGCTTTATGTGAGAGGGGCATGGTTCGAGAGGTCGATGAAGTGATTGAAGAAGTGCAAAAATCGGGCTTCCAAATTGACGAGCATTCTCTTCCCATGGTTGTTAAGATGTATGTTGACAGCAAGTTGCTGAGTAAGGCAAAAAGTTTGCTTGAAAGCTTTCAAAATAATTGCACGATATCTTCAAAAAATCGGGCCGCTATCATGGATGTTTATGCTGAAAAGGGGTTATGGGCTGACGCCGAGTCATTATTTTTTGCCAAGAGAAACATTGTTGAGCAGCAAAAGGATATATTGGAGTATAACGTGATGATCAAAGCTTATGGAAAGGCAAAGTTTTACGAGAAGGCCTTTTCGCTTTTTAGGACAATGAAGAATCAAGGAGTGTGGCCTGATGAATGCACTTACAATTCCCTCATTCAGATGTTTGCTGGGGGAGATTTAATGGAACAAATTCGTGATCTCTTGGCTGAGATGCAGAGAGCCGGATTTAAACCTAATTGTCTGACCTACTCTGCAATTATTGCATCCTTTGCCCGACTGGGGTTGCTCTCAGAGGCAGCTGATATGCacattgaaatggaaaagcaaGGGGTGAAGCCAAACGAAGTAGTGTATGGTTCTTTGATCAATGGTTTTGCTGAGATTGGTAGAGTCAAACAAGCTTTCCGATATTTACGG from Punica granatum isolate Tunisia-2019 chromosome 2, ASM765513v2, whole genome shotgun sequence includes the following:
- the LOC116196316 gene encoding pentatricopeptide repeat-containing protein At1g73710 isoform X2, which produces MLIPSCSSRDLGAETLHPHFIPPLCKSHFSSWPHRAARVSPRFNLSEQRIPRRKNPLPGTLLPPQGLDKVIESRTLMDGTRVFVGFKLSCHSRTASPAARPSRKKKYGGVLPLILRSLESDDNLENTLNSLCENLSPKEQTVVLKEQRSSWERLIRVWEFFKSQKDYVPNVIHYNIVLRVLGRAQRWDDLRRCWVEMAKNGVLPTNNTYGMLVDVYGKAGLMKEALLWIKHMRLRGIFPDEVTMNTVVRVLKDAGEFDKADRFYKDWCVGLVELDGLELDSVADFENELNLADISYKHFLSTELFKTGGRAKSFALSDMEASSPRKPRLTSTYNTLIDLYGKAGRLKEAADVFAEMLRSGVPMDTITFNTMIFTCGSHGSLSEAEALLKEMEGRGISPDTKTAIIHALCERGMVREVDEVIEEVQKSGFQIDEHSLPMVVKMYVDSKLLSKAKSLLESFQNNCTISSKNRAAIMDVYAEKGLWADAESLFFAKRNIVEQQKDILEYNVMIKAYGKAKFYEKAFSLFRTMKNQGVWPDECTYNSLIQMFAGGDLMEQIRDLLAEMQRAGFKPNCLTYSAIIASFARLGLLSEAADMHIEMEKQGVKPNEVVYGSLINGFAEIGRVKQAFRYLRQMEECGVPSNHIILTSLIKAYAKMGYVQGARSIYEKMKSMEGGSDIVASNSMIGLYADLGMVSEAKVMFETIQSRGEADGISFATMMRLYKGMGMLDEAIEVAEEMKKADLLRDCNSYNKVMACYATKGLLLECGKLLHEMMFVRKILPDSGTFKVIFVVLKKGGMPIEAVSQLESCYHEGKPYARQAIISCVFSLVGLHNFARESCKTLLKAKVALDSSIYNACIYVYGEMGETDQALNLFMKMQDNGLRPDLVTYVNLLNCYGKAGMIEGVRRVHNMMKRGDIKPNESLLNSVMDAYRKSNRHDLAELVSKEMRFELDLQQYADSGTESEPDETPPDL
- the LOC116196316 gene encoding pentatricopeptide repeat-containing protein At1g73710 isoform X1, with the protein product MLIPSCSSRDLGAETLHPHFIPPLCKSHFSSWPHRAARVSPRFNLSEQRIPRRKNPLPGTLLPPQGLDKVIESRTLMDGTRVFVGFKLSCHSRTASPAARPSRKKKYGGVLPLILRSLESDDNLENTLNSLCENLSPKEQTVVLKEQRSSWERLIRVWEFFKSQKDYVPNVIHYNIVLRVLGRAQRWDDLRRCWVEMAKNGVLPTNNTYGMLVDVYGKAGLMKEALLWIKHMRLRGIFPDEVTMNTVVRVLKDAGEFDKADRFYKDWCVGLVELDGLELDSVADFENELNLADISYKHFLSTELFKTGGRAKSFALSDMEASSPRKPRLTSTYNTLIDLYGKAGRLKEAADVFAEMLRSGVPMDTITFNTMIFTCGSHGSLSEAEALLKEMEGRGISPDTKTYNILLSLYADSGNIDAALTCYRQIRKSDLFPDVVTHRAIIHALCERGMVREVDEVIEEVQKSGFQIDEHSLPMVVKMYVDSKLLSKAKSLLESFQNNCTISSKNRAAIMDVYAEKGLWADAESLFFAKRNIVEQQKDILEYNVMIKAYGKAKFYEKAFSLFRTMKNQGVWPDECTYNSLIQMFAGGDLMEQIRDLLAEMQRAGFKPNCLTYSAIIASFARLGLLSEAADMHIEMEKQGVKPNEVVYGSLINGFAEIGRVKQAFRYLRQMEECGVPSNHIILTSLIKAYAKMGYVQGARSIYEKMKSMEGGSDIVASNSMIGLYADLGMVSEAKVMFETIQSRGEADGISFATMMRLYKGMGMLDEAIEVAEEMKKADLLRDCNSYNKVMACYATKGLLLECGKLLHEMMFVRKILPDSGTFKVIFVVLKKGGMPIEAVSQLESCYHEGKPYARQAIISCVFSLVGLHNFARESCKTLLKAKVALDSSIYNACIYVYGEMGETDQALNLFMKMQDNGLRPDLVTYVNLLNCYGKAGMIEGVRRVHNMMKRGDIKPNESLLNSVMDAYRKSNRHDLAELVSKEMRFELDLQQYADSGTESEPDETPPDL